From a single Armatimonadota bacterium genomic region:
- a CDS encoding 4Fe-4S dicluster domain-containing protein, whose amino-acid sequence MTRTIRRVSQVLFFGLFLFLVFKTAYPLWNGIPSDLLMQLDPLAAAASMLASRSFIPEMALSLIVVGLTILLGRVFCGWICPMGTTLDLSDRVFFRKRHHREGWRMLSLKYYVLAGLAVTAVFTMQFVYLLDPLSLIHRAVVIGFVAPVQMTVKWFADHLYVWSGSSFGPLASASMWLGDRMAASAFVSSQQTHFRQAFLVLGVFVAIVALNGVSRRFWCRNLCPLGALLGLLSRVPLLKRVVGSGCNDCSRCAHDCKMAAIPENPRLTRLTECIECMDCVEVCPRDAVSFRLRPKPEFHRETSLDLRRRRVLQGMGIGLGLVTVAAVDPGRKTPAVAGSSIKLSSEYLIRPPNSCPESKFVARCTRCGLCMKACPTNGLQPALFDAGIEGIWTPVLVPRIGPCTEQCNACGQVCPTDAIQPFEVEAKKEIFIGTAVILRDQCIAWNAGKQCIVCDEYCSYKAIEWKEEGGARVPTVNEEKCVGCGLCEAACPIQPKAAIRVYSFGDRRGS is encoded by the coding sequence ATGACACGTACCATCCGGCGGGTCAGCCAGGTGCTTTTCTTCGGGCTGTTCCTGTTTCTCGTCTTCAAAACCGCATATCCGCTCTGGAACGGCATCCCGTCCGACCTGCTCATGCAGCTCGACCCGCTGGCGGCCGCGGCCTCGATGCTCGCGTCCCGAAGCTTCATCCCCGAAATGGCGCTGTCGCTCATCGTCGTCGGCCTCACGATCCTGCTCGGGCGGGTCTTCTGCGGGTGGATATGCCCGATGGGCACGACCCTCGACCTGTCCGACCGGGTGTTCTTCCGCAAGCGCCACCACCGCGAAGGGTGGAGGATGCTGAGCCTGAAGTACTATGTCCTCGCGGGGCTGGCGGTCACGGCCGTCTTCACGATGCAGTTCGTCTACCTGCTCGATCCGCTCAGCCTGATCCACCGCGCCGTGGTTATCGGATTCGTCGCGCCGGTACAGATGACCGTCAAGTGGTTCGCCGATCACCTGTACGTCTGGTCGGGCAGCAGCTTCGGGCCGCTCGCCTCGGCAAGCATGTGGCTCGGCGACCGGATGGCGGCGTCGGCGTTCGTCTCGAGCCAGCAGACACACTTCCGCCAGGCATTCCTCGTGCTGGGGGTCTTCGTCGCGATCGTAGCGTTGAACGGCGTCTCGCGGCGGTTCTGGTGCCGGAACCTCTGCCCGCTCGGGGCCCTGCTGGGCCTGCTCTCGCGAGTCCCTCTGCTGAAGAGGGTCGTCGGATCCGGCTGCAACGACTGCTCCCGGTGCGCCCACGACTGCAAGATGGCGGCCATCCCTGAGAACCCCAGGCTCACCCGCCTGACCGAGTGCATCGAGTGCATGGATTGCGTGGAGGTCTGCCCGCGAGACGCGGTGAGCTTCCGGCTCAGGCCGAAGCCCGAGTTCCACCGCGAGACGAGCCTCGATCTTCGGCGCAGGCGCGTTCTCCAGGGGATGGGCATCGGCCTCGGTCTCGTGACAGTCGCCGCCGTCGATCCCGGTCGAAAGACGCCGGCCGTCGCCGGGTCGAGCATCAAGCTGAGCAGCGAGTACCTCATCCGGCCGCCCAACTCCTGCCCGGAAAGCAAGTTCGTCGCCCGGTGCACCCGGTGCGGCCTCTGCATGAAGGCCTGCCCGACGAACGGCCTCCAGCCCGCGCTGTTCGACGCCGGCATCGAGGGCATCTGGACGCCTGTGCTGGTCCCGCGAATCGGGCCGTGCACCGAGCAGTGCAACGCCTGCGGTCAGGTATGCCCGACCGACGCCATACAGCCGTTCGAGGTCGAGGCCAAGAAGGAGATCTTCATCGGCACCGCGGTCATTCTCCGCGACCAGTGCATCGCGTGGAACGCCGGGAAGCAGTGCATCGTCTGCGATGAGTACTGTTCCTACAAAGCCATCGAGTGGAAGGAAGAGGGCGGCGCGAGGGTGCCGACCGTCAACGAGGAGAAATGCGTCGGATGCGGGCTCTGCGAGGCCGCCTGCCCGATACAGCCGAAAGCCGCGATCCGCGTGTACTCCTTCGGCGACAGGCGGGGATCCTGA
- a CDS encoding amidohydrolase family protein, with protein sequence MIVDIHTHAFPDALAPRAIAALSECSSVPAHTDGTCAGLTTSMRAAGIARSAVMPIATKPSQVGSINRWAAEVNRQYPGLICFGTLHPLQDDLRAEIERIAGDGIVGVKFHPDYQEFFVDDPALLPMYRALEEARLIVLFHAGVDIGLPPPVHCTPDRLARVLDAVPEMTVIAAHMGGYQCWGEVERHLVGRELFFDTSYSLADLGPDAMVSLMRAHGVERVLFATDSPWTDQAQEVAGIRGLSLSEEQTAAVLGGNAMRLLGAM encoded by the coding sequence ATGATCGTTGACATTCACACGCATGCGTTCCCGGATGCGCTTGCGCCGAGGGCGATCGCCGCTCTATCCGAGTGCAGCAGCGTCCCCGCCCACACCGACGGCACGTGCGCCGGGCTGACGACCTCGATGCGGGCGGCGGGGATCGCCCGTTCGGCGGTGATGCCGATCGCCACGAAGCCTTCCCAGGTCGGAAGCATCAACCGCTGGGCCGCCGAGGTCAACCGGCAGTATCCCGGCCTGATCTGCTTCGGCACGCTCCACCCGCTTCAGGACGACTTGCGAGCCGAGATCGAGCGGATCGCCGGCGACGGCATCGTCGGCGTGAAGTTCCACCCGGACTATCAGGAGTTTTTCGTGGACGATCCGGCCCTGCTGCCGATGTATCGCGCTCTCGAGGAAGCGCGCCTGATCGTGCTCTTCCACGCGGGAGTGGACATCGGCCTGCCACCGCCGGTCCACTGCACGCCCGACCGCCTGGCGAGGGTTCTCGACGCCGTGCCGGAGATGACCGTCATCGCCGCGCACATGGGCGGCTATCAGTGCTGGGGGGAGGTGGAGCGCCATCTCGTCGGCCGGGAGCTGTTCTTCGACACGTCATACTCGCTCGCCGACCTCGGGCCTGATGCCATGGTCTCGCTGATGCGCGCACACGGCGTCGAGAGGGTGCTGTTCGCGACGGATTCACCCTGGACGGACCAGGCGCAGGAAGTCGCCGGGATACGCGGGCTCTCACTCTCTGAAGAGCAGACTGCGGCCGTACTAGGCGGGAATGCGATGCGTCTCCTGGGAGCGATGTGA